The genome window CCACAATCCAATATTCAGGGATACCCATCTCCTCATAATCAGCATATTTCAAATAGTAATCATCGCGCCAATTGGTTGACACAACCTCAATTACCAAAGGTATCGATGCACCTAAACTAAGGATAGATTGTTTTTGCCACAATGTTTCGTTCGCTAGATTTGCACGATTTAGCACCAACAAATCGGGGAAATAACCAGAATCTTTTTCAGGAGGCCTGACTATCGCTTGGTTGGGGATACCGTATGGCAATCCCAAACGATCGATTGCAGCGGAAACTTTGATTGTAAGAAAGCCTTTAACTTCCTCGTGTTCGCCTACTGGTTGTGCCATCTCAACAATATCTCCATTGTGCAGTTCGTAGCGTACCGCCGAATTTTCAGGCAGCCACTCCACAAATTCCTCGAAGTTTACGAGTTTGGGTAAAGCTTGAGTCATAGGTTTTCAAAATTACCGATAATATAAATTATATCTCTATCCATCTGCGTTTATCTGCGTGCATCTGCGGTTACAAATTCCGAATCTGCCAGTATTGCTAGATTCAGACAATTTAAAATGCTGGATTTAATCGGGCGCTTTTCATCCCAAAATACAAGTGCTGAATAAAAGTTAATTGCCGTCGGTGAATTCAAAAGCTCAAAAGTTTGACGTGCCACTCTCTCGCTGTCAAAGCTGAGAAAGTAAACAGTATCATCGAAGATTGCAGGTTTATTAGCTATTTCACCGATTAACCTAAAATCCAATTTTTTATAAAGCCCGCAAATAGCAATTTTCCAAGGTTGGAAGCTATAATAGCCTACTCCAAAAATCGAAAATCGAGGGTTATTTTGATAAATTTTGCTTTTACGATTATCTAGATATTGCCCGCACTTCTCTAGATAACGTCCGGTGTTAGGAGCTATAGTTTTGATGTTTTCGGTTGATTCACCGATAAATTTTTGAGTAACTAGGATATATCGATCGGTAGCATTAATGCGATTTTGAGCAACATCAGATCCTTTAAATAGCGGAAATAGATAAGTTTCCTCAAGCTCGACAGCTTCCCCAAATCCATTGACAAACAAATTATCAATTTTCCGAAACTCCATCACATTCGAGCAGTCATGCTTGACGCCAGAGCGCCATTTCGTTCCTGGATTTACAGCATATAAATTACTCAATTTCCTGAAAGAATCTATATCCTTAACCAGGAGATTGTTGTGATATCCAATTCGGTGACATTCTGAACTTTCTAAACTGCTAAATACATCGCAGAAGTAGTTTCGCGAATTATAATCAAATTTGCAGAATAACAGACAAGCATCAACATTTGCCTCAAAATATTTTTTAGCATCTATTGTATAAGTTGCACATTCAGCGAGATTGAGTTTTTGAGAGTGAAGGTAATTCAATAACTTTCTAGCAGTCGAAGTCTTGCAAAGCATTGCCAGAGTAGCGTCACGATTTTGCAGCCATTGCACCGCCTGAATCAGCATCCATTCTGAGATATCGAAGTTACTCTTACCTGTTAGTGCATCTAAGCCAGTGTGCTTTTGAAAATTACTTTTTTTCGGCAAGTTTTCACCGCCAATAGTTCCTTGTTGTGAGTTTGTTACCCAAGGAAAGTTCCCAAGAACCAGTACCCTATGATTAAATTGGTTGATTAATGATGTCCAGTCAAAATCAAAAAAATCTCCGTGCTTAACCTCACATCTTTCATCCTGTAACAATTCATGCTTAGCTATTAATTCTATTAAATAATGTTGATTGATTTCAACTCCGACAATCTTGCTGGCGGATGGAAAGGAATTTGCTGCAGCTTTAATGAAATTACCTATTCCGCAAGTTGGCTCAATGATGACTTTGGGGTTAACATCAAGTTCTATCAATTTCCGGCACACCATCTCGGCTAATTCCAGCGGTGTTTGAAAATCCCCGTATTCTAGTTTGGTTTGGCGATCGTTGAAACTCATCGGTTAGATTTATAAACTGCGATCGTCCCTTTATTACCTTAGCTATTTCTCCAATCAGCGCCAGAATCTCAACCGAGGATGTTTCGCCATAAATCGGCTGGAGCAAACCTAGAAAGATGACCAACATTTGTTGTCGCGATTACAACATCCACAACATCAAGAGTCGTCGCCTGTGCTGCCAAAATCATATCGCTGTCAATCGTCTTATCACCTGCTGTCGGTTGTCCTTGCTGACGAGCTTGTGCCCAAAACATCGCAGCTTGTCGCATAGCAGCAGTTGTAATGGGTAAATACTCCACCAAGTTAGCTAATTCATCTAATCTAGCAATACCCCTTACCTTATTTGCCCGCAGCAATTCTCGGCGAACTTCATAATCGGCTATTTCGGGAATAATAACTCGACTATCGGATATAATAAGTGCTTGCAACCAGCGAGTACAAAGAGTGCTTTCAGGAGATAGCTTTGGATTCGTAACTAAACCAATTGGTCCTGCATCCAGAAAAACGACTCGGCTCACCAAGTTACACCTTTTAATTCAATAGGAAATAGCTTGCGTTCAGATAAACGATCTTCGTCAAGAGCATGAATCAGATACTCACCTGTTTCTTGCTGCTCTTCGGCATCTTCTTCATCCCTCCAAGACTGAAGCAGATTAAGCAATTTTACCTGCTTTTGTTTTCGCAGAATATATTCTCCCAGCAGTTGCAGAGTGTATGCTTCCGTCGAAAGCCCTTGCTCTTGAGCTCTTTGTGTTAAGTATTGCTCTATTTCTGGTGTCAGAGTGAGGGTGAGTGTCATAGGTGTTTTTATAGCTCTACCCTTATACTTTACAACCTACTAGGCTAAGCTGGCGATCGATCTAAAAAGCTAAGCTGTAACCATTTCGAGTTTGCGATCGGGCGATGCTGGTTCAAAGTACAACACCATGATTTGCTCTGGATGCAGCCCGACAGATTCATAAGTCCGTCCGTTGCGATCGCTAAATTCAACTTCAAACGCTGCACCATCAGCCAACAGTTCAACCACAGTCCCTACTTGTCCGCGCCACAGGTTGTATTCAGGAATATCAACTGTCAAGGCAACAACATCTAGTAATTTAATTGTATTTTTTGCCACTTTTATTACCTCCAGGCACTACAAAGGATAGCAGGTTGTTAATCTCGGAATCTCCGAATCATGCTCAATGACTTCAAATATACATTCAAGCAAACAGCAAGTTTTTTACTAAAGTTTTAGGTGCTGGGAGAGATTTACCATCTGCCTGATATTCTTCAACTAAAAGCTCTAATACCTCCACTGCATTCTGCAAAGCTTCTTCGTAGGTATCTCCGTGAGTGTGGAACTGCTGAGATGGAAAATCAGGTAAATGAACCAGGTAGCAGTTATCTTCATCCGACCATTGAATAACAATTATATAAGGTAATTTCATGATTCTGATTCCTCTTCTTCAATTGCTTTCAATATTCCAAGTTTTCGATTAACTTCTCTCTCTAAATACAGTTTCGCATCATCGCCATCATTTCCAGCAATGGTAATTGGTTCATTTGGTAGTAAAGGATGAACCCATCTTGTATGACTGCCTTTTGCCGAACGATAAGTAAACCCAGCTTTTAGCAGAAGGCTTTTGAGTTCTCTAATCTTTTTGGGCATAAGCAGACATTAAAAATGTGGCAAGGTGACAGGAACACTTTCATCATATCCCAGAAAGTTTCGATCGACCTTTCCAAAAAAAACGCACAAAACAATGCACCCACTCCTCAAAGAAGTGGGTGCAAAACGACCGACTGTATTTTGACCTAAAAACTCAAAACTCCCTTAATAAGCGTCTTGCAGTTCGTAGAAATCAGGGGAAATGTAATCTTTCCGCAGCGGCCAGCCTACCCAATCTTCGTTCATCAAAATCCGTTTCAGATTCGGATGTCCTTCGTAGACTATGCCGTACATATCGTAGGATTCCCGCTCTTGAAAATCGGCCGCTTTCCAAATCCAGTAGACTGATGGCACTCTGGGATCTTCGCGGGGAATGAATACTTTGACGCGGACTTCTTCAGGCTTGGAAGCATTATCTGTCAGCTTAGCCAAGTGGTAAACGCTGACTAAATCTTGTCCCGGCCCTTGGTCGTAGGCGCACTGGCACTGCATATAATTAAACCCGTAGGCGTACAGTGCTGTTGACATCGGAATTAGGAATTCTCGATCGACCTTTAATATCTCCACGCCCAAATTATCGGCCGCTAAAGCTTCGTGTTCAAAGCCATTTTGAGTCAACCACTGGGAAACCTTCCCGGCTTCAACAATTGCAGATTCTTGTTCAGCCACGGTTTACCTCCTGTTTTTGTCCTGCAAGCAAAGCCGGCGGTACTGGCATTCCCATTGCTTCGGTCAATTCCTTCGGCGGCGCTATCCGGGCTGGAACTGACAAGTATTTCCCATCCAAGATGTCGTCTACTACTTTCATTTTGTGGGGTCTGGTGTAGTAGCGGTGGGTGGGCTGCAAGTTGCCGCGTTCTTGCATCGAATCGTTGGCGATTTTTTTCCGCAGTTTGATAATTGCGTCAATAATCGCTTCTGGGCGGGGGGGACAGCCGGGGATGTACACGTCTACGGGAATCAGTTTGTCAACGCCTCTGACTGCTGTGGGGGAGTCTACGCTGAACATTCCGCCGGTGATGGTGCAGGCGCCCATCGCGATCACGTATTTGGGTTCAGGCATTTGTTCGTACAGCCGCACCAAGATGGGGGCGTACTTCATGGTGATGGTGCCGGCAGTGATTAGCAGGTCGGCTTGTCGGGGGCTCGATCGCGGTACTAAGCCGAATCTGTCGAAGTCAAAGCGCGAACCGATCAAAGCTGCAAATTCGATGAAGCAGCAAGCTGTGCCGTAAAGCAGCGGCCACAGGCTCGAAAGTCTCGCCCAATTGTAGAGGTCATCAACCGTAGTTAGGATGACATTCTCTGACAATTCGGATGTGACTTCAGGGCGAATAGCGGGATTGACAATTAGAGGTTTTTGTGATTTGTCAGAACTTAAGACCATTCCAAGGCTCCTTTGCGCCATGCATAGACAAGAGCAATAACGAGGATCGTGATAAAAAACAAGGCTTCGATGAAAGCCAACAATCCTAGCTGGTTGAAAGCAACCGCCCAAGGATAGAGGAAGACGGTCTCTACGTCGAAGATGACGAAGACCAGGGCGAACATATAATATCGGATGTTGAACTGAATCCAGGCTCCGCCGATCGGCTCGACGCCAGATTCGTAGGTAGTGCGTCGGTCGTAGGGACGACTTTTGGGCCGCAGAACCTTAGACGCCGTGAGGGCGAGGATAGGGACTAGGCTGGAAATTAACAGGAAGCCTAAGAAATACTCGTAGCCGCTGAGTGCAAACACGGTGAATAAATACTGCCTCGGTGAAAGGGTTCTGTAACTTGTCTTTACATTATATAGATTTTGGGTAGCTAAAATTACGAGTTGGTTGAGATTAATCGTCCATCTTCTGCAATAATTTTTAATGTATATTTTAAGATTAGCTTACCTACTCTTTTGGAGCTATGAGCGATCGAGCTACTGAAACCAAAACCCTCGATCGGCACGAGTGCCGCGCCTGCGGCTACGTATATGAGCCGAAAAAGGGAAATCCTAAAATTGACATTGCCCCGGGCACGGCTTTTGAAGATTTGCCCCAAACTTGGGTCTGTCCCGTTTGCGGGGCGCGCAAATCCATGTTTCAAAATCTCGGTCAGATGGAAGGGGTATCGGGATTTAAGGCAAATCAGCGTTACGGTGTCGGTGTCAACGGCATGACCGAAGGTCAGAAAAGTTTGCTGATTTTTGGCGGCTTGGTCGTTGGTTTCTTGTTGTTACTTAGTATGTATGGTTTGCAGTAAAACGATTGTGAGATTTTGGCAACGAATTGTAATGTTATTGGCCGCTGCGCTCATCTGTACGAGTTGCAGCACCATCGGTTCTGTGAGTTACAACCCCTGGCAAGTGATTTCCTTGCCGACGGAAGCTAATTTGCAGGATATTGCCTTTACGGGCAATCCTCAGCACGGCTGGGTTGTAGGTTCTGAGGCTACTCTGCTCGAAACCCTCGACGGCGGTACTAGCTGGAAGTCTATAGCACTAGATATCGACGATCCCAGATCGCGTTTTGCGTCGGTGAGTTTTTCGGGTTCCGAAGGCTGGATTGTCGGCCAGCCTTCTGTTTTGCTCCACACGAACGATGAGGGCAAGTCTTGGACGCGGATTGCTTTGAGCTCTCAGTTGCCAGGTTCTCCGAGTACGATCGCGGCTTTGGGCCCGAATTCCGCCCAGATGACGACAGATGTCGGGGCGATTTACCGGACTTCCGACGGCGGCAAAAATTGGAAAGCTGTCGTGCAGGATTCTTTTGGGGTAGTTCGCAATATCAACCGTTCTGAAGACGGGCAGTATGTTGCGGTTTCCTCGAAGGGAAATTTCTACTCGGTGTGGAAACCCGGACAAGCAGCTTGGGAACCTCACAACCGCAATAGTTCTCGCCGCCTGCAAAATATGGGCTTTACCAAGGACGGGCGTTTGTGGATGCTCGCCCGCGGCGGTCAGATTCAGTTTAGCGACCCGGAAAGTCCTGAAGGCTGGGGAAAACCGTTTTTTCCCGATCGCAAGGCGAGTTGGGGTTTGCTGGACATGGCTTACCGGACTGATAATGAAGTTTGGGTAGCCGGCGGCGGCGGCAATTTGCTGTGCAGTTTTGACGGCGGGAAAACTTGGCAAAAAGACCGCGAAGTTGAAGATGTTCCCGCTAATTTTTACAGGATTGTCTTTATGGGCCCCGATCGCGGATTTGTACTCGGCGCGAGCGGAACTCTACTTAAATATCAAGGTTCAGCGCAAGCTGCTTGATAGTAGAATAGTAAGAGAGATTGTCAGTCAATTTGTTGTTGAAAGGAGGATTCTAAATGGCTGGTACAACTGGAGAACGTCCGTTTGGGGACATTATTACAAGTATCCGTTATTGGGTAATTCACAGCATCACCATTCCGGCTTTGTTTATTGCTGGATGGCTGTTTGTGCAAACGGGTTTGGCTTACGATGCTTTCGGAACTCCTCGCCCTAACCAGTATTTCACACCGCAGCGGGAAGAAGTGCCGATTATCTCGGATCGCTTTGAAGCTAAGAAACAAGTAGATCAGTTCATTGCCAAGTAATTTAACAAGGATTTGGAAAAATGACGAGCAGAACCCCAAATAATGAGCCTATTTCGTATCCGATTTTTACGGTGCGCTGGTTGGCAGTTCATACTTTAGGTGTCCCAACAATTTTCTTTTTGGGCGCGATCGCAGCAATGCAATTTATTCAACGATAGGAGTTTACAATGCCTGAGCGCGTTCCTAATCCCAACGAGCAGCCTGTTGAGTTAAACAGGACTTCTTTGTATTTGGGTTTGTTGCTGATTTTTGTTTTGGGTATTTTGTTTTCCAGTTATTTCTTTAATTAACTGGTGTCTGAGTTGGCTTTTGATAGTTCGATCGAATGTGTTTAGCTGTGAATTAGTGAGGTGATGGCTATGTTTAGTGAAAGTGGCAGAATTCCTTTGTGGCTGGTAGCTACTGTCGCAGGCCTCGGTGTTCTGAGCATTGTGGCTCTTTTCTTCTACGGTGCTTATGCCGGTTTGGGTTCTTCGATGTAAGGAGAATCAAGCTGATTTTTGGCTGTTAACCCCCCTTGAAAAAGGGGGGTTTTAATATGCGAATTGTTGGTAAATCAGGGAGAAATGTTATCGAAAGTGTTGAAATTTTGGCAAGTTTATGATAACTTAATATTCTTCTGGTGAAAGCGGGATTTTTTGTGGCTGGATGGAGATTGGCTAAATAAACGGCTCGCCTTGCGGGTTAACCAAGAACCACAAAATCGATCGCCACTAGCCGACGATCGCTAAGAGAGTGTGAGCCGATCGTGAAATTAGCCAAAAGTTGCGAGTAGAATGGTGCAAGAGCCGATCGCTCGATCGTAGAGCACAGCGAAATATGACCCCACCGCCGCCGCCCCGCAAACCTCAAACCGTCTTGGGTGCGATTACCCAAGCAGTCCAGACTATTGCCAAGGTTAATTTTAACCAGCTAGCCCTGAAACCGAATGCCAAAGTACCCGAACTGTGGGTACAGGATGCGGGTGCAGCTAAAGCTGAGGTTTATCCGCTGTTGGGCGATCGATATTTGTTAGGTCGATCGTCCAAATCTTCAGATATTGTAGTTCGCAATCCCGTTGTCAGTCACGTGCACTTATCCCTGTCGCGCGATAGTCGGCGGCGGACTCCTTTTGTCATCAAAGATGAAGACTCCACAAACGGCATTTACAATGGCAAAAGGCGAGTTAAAAGTATGTCCCTGCGCCACGGAGACGTGTTCACTTTAGGGCCGCCGGAACTGGCCGCCGCTGTCAGAATTCAGTACGTATATCCGCCGCCTTGGTATTTGCAACTTGTGCGTTACAGCTTTTACGGCGTCAGCGGAATCACCGCTTTGATTGCCGTGTTGGTAGGCATGGAATCGACCAAGTTTCACGTGCGGCCTCTGCCGAGAAGTATCAATGGCCCGGTGATTGTTTACGCCCGCGACGGGCAAACTCCGCTGCGTCCTCCTCAGAATAACGCTCACTTAGAATTAAAGCAATTGCAGGATTTTTCGCCTTATTTATCCAAGGCTGTACTTGCTTCGGAAGACAGCCGCTACAATTGGCATTTGGGGGTAGATCCGATCGGGGTTTTGCGGGCGCTTTTGACCAATGTTCGCGGGGGAGGAATTCGCGAAGGCGGCAGCACTCTGACGCAGCAGTTAGCGAGGAGTTTGTTTCGAGATTATGTGGGAACTCAAGATTCGGCGGGACGCAAGTTGCGGGAAGCTGTAGTTGCCCTGAAACTGGAGAATTATTACAGCAAAGACGAACTGTTGCTGACTTATTTGAATCGCGTGTTTTTAGGAATTGACCTTTACGGTTTTGAGGATGCGTCTCGGTTTTATTTTGGCAAGTCGGCGAAGGATTTAACTTTGTCAGAGGCGGCAACTTTGGCGGGAATTTTGCCGGCGCCAAACAGTTTTAATCCAATTCAAAATTATCAGTTGGCGGTACAGTACCGCGATCGAGTGATCGAACGGATGCGGGCACTGGGGACGGTTTCTCAGGAAGAAGCCGATCGCGCGAGGCGATCGCGAATTGATATCAATCCCAAAGCCCGCCAATATCTGCAAAGTACGATCGCTCCTTATTTCTACAGTTATGTATTTGACGAATTGGAGTTTTTGCTGGGGGAGCAGTTAGCCAGAGAAGGCAATTTTATTGTAGAAACAGGTTTGAATCCCGGTCTGCAAAAAGTAGCTGAAGCTTCCCTCAGAAATGCTGTTGAAAATGCCGGAGCAAGTGCTGGCTTTTCTCAAGGAGCCGTAGTAACTCTCAATACTACAACGGGGGAAGTCTTAGCTTTAGTTGGGGGCGTAGATTACTTGAAAAGTCAGTTTAATCGGGCTACCCAAGCTTTGAGACAGCCCGGTTCTACATTTAAGATATTCACCTATGCAGCCGCGCTGGAGCGGGGAATCTCACCCGATAAAACTTATTCTTGCGCTCCCCTTTCTTGGGGCGGACAAAGTTACAGCGGCTGCGAAAGAACCAGCGGTAGTGCTGATATGTATCGGGGTTTAGCACAGTCGGAAAATGCAATTGCTTTGAGAGTAGCACAGGATGTCGGTTTAGACAATGTAGTGCAAATGGCCCGACGTTTAGGGATTACATCTGAACTGCGTTCTAACCCAGGTTTAGTATTAGGTGAAAGTGAAGTTAACGTATTGCAATTAACGGGTGCATTCGGGGTTTTGGCCAATCGGGGTTTGGGGAATCGCCCCCACGTAATTAAGAGAATTATTGACAGCAGCGATTGCAAAGATAGAAATGATTTTAACAGTTGTCGGGTGATTTATGACTATCAAAAAGATGGCATTGCCAATCGGCAGTTAGTTCCTGAAGGCGTAGCGGATACGATGACTGATATGCTGCAAGGTGTTGTGCGGGGAGGTACGGGCAGCAGTGCTGCTTTGGGGTTGGGAGAAGCTGGAAAAACAGGCACGACTAATGATAATAGAGATTTGTGGTTTGTCGGTTATATTCCGAGTCAGCAACTGGTGACAGGAGTTTGGTTGGGAAATGATGATAATTCTCCGACTGGGGGAGGTAGTGCAAATGCCGCCCAGTTGTGGGGGGAATATATGCGGCAGGTGGCGCGTTAAGTCATGAGTCAGCAGTCATTAGTCAGCAGTCATTTATTAGCCTCGATCGGCAGGTGGAGTAATCCCTAGGACGAGTTTTTCTTAGACATTTCCGTAAAAGCCTCGACAATCGCTCTAGGATGGAGTGATTCACACAGAAAAACTCAATATGTCCAAATATGTACCACCAAGAATCGCTGTTCAACGACTTGGAGTATGTTCAAAAACCCTTGAGCGGTGGGAAAAAGAAGGGAAAATCAAAGCCTACAGAACACCGTCAGGACAGCGACGGTACGACTGCGACTCAATTGTCGATATTCCATCTACTAAACCAACCATCCTCTACGCCAGAGTTAGCAGTCGAAGTCAAAAAGCCGACCTTCCACGACAGACTGACTTTCTTCTGTCTCGCTACCCCGGATGTGAAATCATCCAAGACATCGGGAGCGGCCTCAATTTCAAAAGGAAAGGTCTTATCGCCCTACTGGAACACATTTACACAGGCGACATCGGAATGGTTGTCATTGCCTCAAAAGATAGGCTGTGCCGATTCGGGTTCGATCTTATCTCATGGTTTGCGGAGCGGGGCGGGTGTAAAATTCTGGTTCTCAACAATAACTCACTTAGTCCAGAAAGAAAAAGGGTTCAAGACATACTCGCCATCATCCACGTCTTCAGTTGCCGACTCTACGGACTCAAAAAGTACAAAAAGCAAATCATTGAAGACTCTGACCTACCGAGTGTACCCAAAGGGGGAGACCAAGAAAATCTGGCTACTGAGGATTCACGCCAATCGAAAAGTCTACAATAACGCGATAGCTTACCTCAATCAACATCAAGGAAAATTTACCTACTACACAGTGGACAAAAAGACCAATCAGCCAGTATTAAAGACTTCAGGCAAGCAAGCATTTCGGAGTTTTTGTAAAACCTTGGACTACCAGATAATCCCTGAGTGGTGCAAAGAGCTAGGAATAGCTCACGGGTTAGATAACGCACTCTTTGAGGCTTACACAGCTTGGAAGAAAACCGACAAGCAGCCCGCTCAAACAGGTAAAGGAAAAAATGCCAAAATTAATCCTTTAGTCGGATTAAAGTTAGCACGATTCCGAGCGGTCCGCGACCAAAAACAGACAATTCAGTTCGCTCCTGGCGACTACAAGAATGGTCATCTAATGGCTAATGCTAGTAAAGTTTTAGAGAAGCCTCTTTGGACTGGACAAGATTTTTGCTTGACTAACTACAACAAAGCCGTAGAAGTTACCTACAACAAAGGGCGTTGGTTTGTAAATATGCCTGTAGAGATGGACGTTCCAGAACCAAAGAATGGTGGTAAGACCATCGCACTTGACCCCGGACTGCGCTGTTTCTTGACCGGGTTTGATGGCAATTATTTCACTGAATTCGGTAAATACGACTTTGGGAGAATCGCTAGGATATGTCAACATTTAGACAAAATGCAGTCAAAGCTTAGCAAATTAAAAGGTGGTGAGTTTTCCCGATTGCGTTACCGACTAAGACAGGCGATGGAAAAAGTTAGGACTAAAATCAAGAACTTGCGTTCGGAAATTCACAAGCAAGTGGGAAGCTACTTGGCACGCAATTACGATGTCATTTACTTGCCAACTTTTGAAACTTCTCAAATGGTGGCAAAAGGTACTCGCCAGCTCAATTCTAAGTCAGCGAGAGCAATGATGACTTGGGCATTCTATCAATTCTCCCAAACCTTAGAACATCTCTGTA of Oscillatoria nigro-viridis PCC 7112 contains these proteins:
- a CDS encoding Uma2 family endonuclease, encoding MTQALPKLVNFEEFVEWLPENSAVRYELHNGDIVEMAQPVGEHEEVKGFLTIKVSAAIDRLGLPYGIPNQAIVRPPEKDSGYFPDLLVLNRANLANETLWQKQSILSLGASIPLVIEVVSTNWRDDYYLKYADYEEMGIPEYWIVDYAALGGRNFIGNPKQPTISVGNLVDGEYQILKFRDNDRIVSQTFPDLNLTANQILGAGLV
- a CDS encoding class I SAM-dependent methyltransferase — protein: MSFNDRQTKLEYGDFQTPLELAEMVCRKLIELDVNPKVIIEPTCGIGNFIKAAANSFPSASKIVGVEINQHYLIELIAKHELLQDERCEVKHGDFFDFDWTSLINQFNHRVLVLGNFPWVTNSQQGTIGGENLPKKSNFQKHTGLDALTGKSNFDISEWMLIQAVQWLQNRDATLAMLCKTSTARKLLNYLHSQKLNLAECATYTIDAKKYFEANVDACLLFCKFDYNSRNYFCDVFSSLESSECHRIGYHNNLLVKDIDSFRKLSNLYAVNPGTKWRSGVKHDCSNVMEFRKIDNLFVNGFGEAVELEETYLFPLFKGSDVAQNRINATDRYILVTQKFIGESTENIKTIAPNTGRYLEKCGQYLDNRKSKIYQNNPRFSIFGVGYYSFQPWKIAICGLYKKLDFRLIGEIANKPAIFDDTVYFLSFDSERVARQTFELLNSPTAINFYSALVFWDEKRPIKSSILNCLNLAILADSEFVTADARR
- a CDS encoding DUF4926 domain-containing protein, whose protein sequence is MAKNTIKLLDVVALTVDIPEYNLWRGQVGTVVELLADGAAFEVEFSDRNGRTYESVGLHPEQIMVLYFEPASPDRKLEMVTA
- a CDS encoding type II toxin-antitoxin system HicB family antitoxin, whose amino-acid sequence is MKLPYIIVIQWSDEDNCYLVHLPDFPSQQFHTHGDTYEEALQNAVEVLELLVEEYQADGKSLPAPKTLVKNLLFA
- a CDS encoding type II toxin-antitoxin system HicA family toxin, with product MPKKIRELKSLLLKAGFTYRSAKGSHTRWVHPLLPNEPITIAGNDGDDAKLYLEREVNRKLGILKAIEEEESES
- a CDS encoding NAD(P)H-quinone oxidoreductase subunit J, with protein sequence MAEQESAIVEAGKVSQWLTQNGFEHEALAADNLGVEILKVDREFLIPMSTALYAYGFNYMQCQCAYDQGPGQDLVSVYHLAKLTDNASKPEEVRVKVFIPREDPRVPSVYWIWKAADFQERESYDMYGIVYEGHPNLKRILMNEDWVGWPLRKDYISPDFYELQDAY
- the ndhK gene encoding photosynthetic/respiratory NAD(P)H-quinone oxidoreductase subunit K; its protein translation is MVLSSDKSQKPLIVNPAIRPEVTSELSENVILTTVDDLYNWARLSSLWPLLYGTACCFIEFAALIGSRFDFDRFGLVPRSSPRQADLLITAGTITMKYAPILVRLYEQMPEPKYVIAMGACTITGGMFSVDSPTAVRGVDKLIPVDVYIPGCPPRPEAIIDAIIKLRKKIANDSMQERGNLQPTHRYYTRPHKMKVVDDILDGKYLSVPARIAPPKELTEAMGMPVPPALLAGQKQEVNRG
- the ndhC gene encoding photosynthetic/respiratory NAD(P)H-quinone oxidoreductase subunit C, encoding MFALSGYEYFLGFLLISSLVPILALTASKVLRPKSRPYDRRTTYESGVEPIGGAWIQFNIRYYMFALVFVIFDVETVFLYPWAVAFNQLGLLAFIEALFFITILVIALVYAWRKGALEWS
- a CDS encoding rubredoxin, which translates into the protein MSDRATETKTLDRHECRACGYVYEPKKGNPKIDIAPGTAFEDLPQTWVCPVCGARKSMFQNLGQMEGVSGFKANQRYGVGVNGMTEGQKSLLIFGGLVVGFLLLLSMYGLQ
- a CDS encoding photosynthesis system II assembly factor Ycf48 yields the protein MVCSKTIVRFWQRIVMLLAAALICTSCSTIGSVSYNPWQVISLPTEANLQDIAFTGNPQHGWVVGSEATLLETLDGGTSWKSIALDIDDPRSRFASVSFSGSEGWIVGQPSVLLHTNDEGKSWTRIALSSQLPGSPSTIAALGPNSAQMTTDVGAIYRTSDGGKNWKAVVQDSFGVVRNINRSEDGQYVAVSSKGNFYSVWKPGQAAWEPHNRNSSRRLQNMGFTKDGRLWMLARGGQIQFSDPESPEGWGKPFFPDRKASWGLLDMAYRTDNEVWVAGGGGNLLCSFDGGKTWQKDREVEDVPANFYRIVFMGPDRGFVLGASGTLLKYQGSAQAA
- the psbE gene encoding cytochrome b559 subunit alpha → MAGTTGERPFGDIITSIRYWVIHSITIPALFIAGWLFVQTGLAYDAFGTPRPNQYFTPQREEVPIISDRFEAKKQVDQFIAK
- the psbF gene encoding cytochrome b559 subunit beta yields the protein MTSRTPNNEPISYPIFTVRWLAVHTLGVPTIFFLGAIAAMQFIQR
- a CDS encoding photosystem II reaction center protein L; this encodes MPERVPNPNEQPVELNRTSLYLGLLLIFVLGILFSSYFFN
- a CDS encoding photosystem II reaction center protein J codes for the protein MFSESGRIPLWLVATVAGLGVLSIVALFFYGAYAGLGSSM
- a CDS encoding transglycosylase domain-containing protein, whose amino-acid sequence is MTPPPPPRKPQTVLGAITQAVQTIAKVNFNQLALKPNAKVPELWVQDAGAAKAEVYPLLGDRYLLGRSSKSSDIVVRNPVVSHVHLSLSRDSRRRTPFVIKDEDSTNGIYNGKRRVKSMSLRHGDVFTLGPPELAAAVRIQYVYPPPWYLQLVRYSFYGVSGITALIAVLVGMESTKFHVRPLPRSINGPVIVYARDGQTPLRPPQNNAHLELKQLQDFSPYLSKAVLASEDSRYNWHLGVDPIGVLRALLTNVRGGGIREGGSTLTQQLARSLFRDYVGTQDSAGRKLREAVVALKLENYYSKDELLLTYLNRVFLGIDLYGFEDASRFYFGKSAKDLTLSEAATLAGILPAPNSFNPIQNYQLAVQYRDRVIERMRALGTVSQEEADRARRSRIDINPKARQYLQSTIAPYFYSYVFDELEFLLGEQLAREGNFIVETGLNPGLQKVAEASLRNAVENAGASAGFSQGAVVTLNTTTGEVLALVGGVDYLKSQFNRATQALRQPGSTFKIFTYAAALERGISPDKTYSCAPLSWGGQSYSGCERTSGSADMYRGLAQSENAIALRVAQDVGLDNVVQMARRLGITSELRSNPGLVLGESEVNVLQLTGAFGVLANRGLGNRPHVIKRIIDSSDCKDRNDFNSCRVIYDYQKDGIANRQLVPEGVADTMTDMLQGVVRGGTGSSAALGLGEAGKTGTTNDNRDLWFVGYIPSQQLVTGVWLGNDDNSPTGGGSANAAQLWGEYMRQVAR